The nucleotide sequence AAGTAAAGCAAGTTAAGCAATGTAGGCAATGTAAGTGATAATAGTCTAAAGAATAACTTAGTTAATGCAGAATTTACATTTAAACACAATCCGGAAATAGACCCTGAACAATTAAGAATGCTTCAATCTACAAAAAATGCAAATAAATGTAcatttttatatacaaGGCTATTGAATGATGAATTAAGTCGTTATTGTCAGGTTTGCGATGACAAAGAGATCTGTAACCACCTTATTAAGTTTAGAGATTCAGCCGACTTAAGTAAATGTGGCTCTGAACGTTGCCAAAATCATATACAAAAGGCTCATCCTATTGTTTTTAACTCAGATAATTGGGAACAATTTCTAGATGAGGAACATTCGCCTGCTAAAAGAGTTAGAACCGGGGTTAAACCGAATATGAATGTCATCAATctaatgaaaaagaaaaaaaagtcTAAGTCTAATGAAATTTCGCCATTTGGACAGGTCGTACTAATTTTTCTCAAACATGATATTCCATTCTCAATTTGggatgatgatgaatttaAGGAGAGATTCATAAATTATATCCCAACTTGTGATTCTAAGATAAACAGAAAAGAAGCGTCCAACGTTTTGAGAAAGGCTAGCACTAAGATACAagtatttttcaaaaatgaGCTTAAAAAGAACACtatttttaacaatagAACAATCATTGAATTTTCTTTAGAGGTTAATAGTTTAGAGGTTTTCGTAGTTCAAATAATGACccaattaaaaaattcagaACCTCCATATGTCAATGTAGAGATGGATGATTggaaatcaaataaaagaatatcCTACACTGctgttatttttaatttcccCACAATGGATTACAGCAAGGGAACTTTCATAGCTAGGTTTGTCAAGGCTGAAtcgaaaaagaaaatcGACCACCAATTAATACTGAAATCAACTTGTGATGAAtacaattcaaataatgtATGGACTAATACATGCACTGACAATGCCTCTGCTGTTTTACATTGTACATCTGAACTTACAGGAAGTCCAAATTATCCTGTATATGCAGGTCATATTGGATGTTTATgtcatattttaaatgtaaTATGTGAAAAAACGATTTCGCGAATATCGTTGAAAGATGATAAAGAGTTAGAAAAGGAATATAAAATGGgtaaaaatgaagaagaacaagaacaagaacaaaaagaggaagaagaagaagaagaagaagaaggtaAAGAGgaaatatatgaaataaaGAGAATAGAAAccttaaaaaaaattactaTTAATTC is from Tetrapisispora phaffii CBS 4417 chromosome 14, complete genome and encodes:
- the TPHA0N01980 gene encoding uncharacterized protein, encoding MLQSTKNANKCTFLYTRLLNDELSRYCQVCDDKEICNHLIKFRDSADLSKCGSERCQNHIQKAHPIVFNSDNWEQFLDEEHSPAKRVRTGVKPNMNVINLMKKKKKSKSNEISPFGQVVLIFLKHDIPFSIWDDDEFKERFINYIPTCDSKINRKEASNVLRKASTKIQVFFKNELKKNTIFNNRTIIEFSLEVNSLEVFVVQIMTQLKNSEPPYVNVEMDDWKSNKRISYTAVIFNFPTMDYSKGTFIARFVKAESKKKIDHQLILKSTCDEYNSNNVWTNTCTDNASAVLHCTSELTGSPNYPVYAGHIGCLCHILNVICEKTISRISLKDDKELEKEYKMGKNEEEQEQEQKEEEEEEEEEGKEEIYEIKRIETLKKITINSLVSDPFDGKSTEVLLKLIKLNRELRKSEEKLTMFDKYVSIRISGFISVRWNIKYNILKVFLEHQTEFFKFFEYYGKIGKPINNELDCKDLGLAELLINMLEPLCSLTKFISPNISLSPVYVRLLLFIRRNVVNAERVLKEMGDTRTDLSAVVKLIDKYFLQAHDNFDIIFTCTNSEPFDDRVVEYYEEYFKEKLNLMDSFCSILMKLGRFDTLKKIPSDVVNLQKRR